ATGCTTTGTCGGTAACAATACCACTAATAGTACCTGCCCGAACAATGGTAGTAATAAATAATAAATGAAAAATCAAAAGAAAATTTGATGCCTTAATGTGAAAATTGAACATGCGAAAGTTTTAATATTTTAGCAGAATAACTGAATTTATTGGCGAATAGAATAAACTCTAATTATTCATCAAATGAATAACTGCTACTCGATTGTGATGTAAAATTGAGTGTTTAATGAGAATAAATGCAGGAATATGGGTTATGTAACTATTATAACATTCTGTACTTTTTGTCAGAATTAACTGTACAAAAGACTATTAATATATTGCTGCCTATGACAGTGCGGGCTTGCTTTCTAAAATTCAATATTAAATTCGTGCTGTTTTGTTTTGTGGGTATAATTATACCTTACCGTCATTCCATAAAGCCCCCCAATTTGCTTTACCAACGCCAGGCCTAGCCCGGCAGAATCTGATCTATTGGTTGTTTTTACAAAGCGGTCAAAAATGAGGCTTTCATCAAAGGACAACGGTTCCCCTTCATTGCTTATTCTAAAATATGCATGGCTAAGTTCTATTTGTACGACTTTGCCTTTGCTACCATGCAGCATGGCATTTTTAATAAGATTGCTAAAGAGTACTTCGTATAAATAAGGGTGACCATATAAATTAATATTCTCTTTAATTTGATGCACGATGGTGATTTGACTGTGCAGTGCAAAATCGTTATAAATATGCAGCAGGTTGTTTATAATCTCACTAACATTTACCATACCGTCCGCTTTAAATTGCTGGTTATCAATTTTGGCCAGCAACAATAGGCCCTGCGTTAAATTGGAAAGCCTGTACAGCGCATCTTTAGTACGCTGTATCGATTTAATAGATTTTACTTCAAGATGTTCTGACTGCATTAGATCGTCCAGGCCGGAAAGTGCTATGGTAAGCGGAGTCTGGATTTCGTGAGAGGCATTTTCCGCAAATTGTTTTTGTTGTATAAACTGCTGACGGCTATAGTTTGTCATTATCGAAATGGCATCGCTCAATACCTGAAATTCGCGGATGGAACTTTTAGGAAAATCATCGTTGATTGGCTGGTCTATCCGAAAGGTTTTCAACCTTCCCACTACTATATAAAACGGCTTCCATAGCGTCTTTGAAATTACCAATGTTAAAATTACCAATGCCACTAAAAGCATTAAGCAGATTAATATAACATTTACCGTAACATCCCATATAATTTTCGTACTCTCATCATTAACCTGCTTCAGCTTTATAATATAATTACTATGCGTAGTTTCCACGCACGCTTCCAGGTACCTTACTTTTACAAATTTTTTACTAATGCCCTCTTTATATACCGTATAATATTGGGGTGAAAATTTTAATTTATTGCCTAATGGTTTTATATCTATATCGCTGTGTACACCTAACCATGGGACATAATTTACAGAGTCCTTTTTTAATTGGAGCGTTACAAATTTTAACCGCCTGGCCAGCTGCTCATCTATATCTTTAAGTATTGCATTACTAATAAATTCATATTGCAATATGCTGCCTATAATGCCAATAGGCACCATTGATAATAACAGGTAAATAAATGTTTTAACTAGTAGTTTCACTCTTTTTTATTGAAAAAAAATATCCAATCCCATAACGTGTTTGTAAATAATCAGGGATACCTGCATCAGTTAATTTTTTACGTAATTTTTTAATGTGCGTATATACGAAATCGTTAGAACCGGCAGCATCCAGATGGTTGCCCCACAAATAGCGGGCAATGGCAGATTTATCAAGAAACCTGTCAGGGTTAGAAATTAAATAGATCAATAATTCATATTCCTTTTGAGTAAGTGTTATAACTTTATTGCCAACAGTTACGGTGCGTGTAATGGTTTGAATAGAGATGAGCCCATAGTTCAAATAAGGGCTTGCATTCTCATTTCTGCGCCTTATAAGAGATTTAATACGGGCATTTAACTCAGGTAAATAAAAGGGTTTGGTGATATAATCGTCTGATCCTAAATCAAACCCCGAAAGCTTGTCTTCCAATGAATTTTTAGCTGATACAATAATAACACTCACTCCAGGTTTTTTTTCTTTTAAAATTTTAAGTGCGTCAAATCCGTCCCCGTCAGGAAGGCCAATGTCTAAAATAACACAGTCATAATTTTTATGAACCGATTCAGTACGGACTTCCTTCAGCGTAGAAGCAGTTGTCACATTGTACTCCTGGCTTTCAAGATAATCGCGCATGGCGTTCAATAAAATTTCCTCGTCTTCAATCAGTAATATATCCATAAATACACACAGTTTTAATAGGTCTGTTATCTGCCGACAGAGGGACTTTTTGTGTTATCAGACGCAAGCTACAAAGACTACATACTACCGTCCATATACAGGATAACGAATATTCTCATGATCGTTTTGGCTAAGAACACCAGCGTAATATATTAAAAAAATAAATACCACCAAACATCAATCCA
The genomic region above belongs to Chitinophaga sp. 180180018-3 and contains:
- a CDS encoding HAMP domain-containing sensor histidine kinase gives rise to the protein MKLLVKTFIYLLLSMVPIGIIGSILQYEFISNAILKDIDEQLARRLKFVTLQLKKDSVNYVPWLGVHSDIDIKPLGNKLKFSPQYYTVYKEGISKKFVKVRYLEACVETTHSNYIIKLKQVNDESTKIIWDVTVNVILICLMLLVALVILTLVISKTLWKPFYIVVGRLKTFRIDQPINDDFPKSSIREFQVLSDAISIMTNYSRQQFIQQKQFAENASHEIQTPLTIALSGLDDLMQSEHLEVKSIKSIQRTKDALYRLSNLTQGLLLLAKIDNQQFKADGMVNVSEIINNLLHIYNDFALHSQITIVHQIKENINLYGHPYLYEVLFSNLIKNAMLHGSKGKVVQIELSHAYFRISNEGEPLSFDESLIFDRFVKTTNRSDSAGLGLALVKQIGGLYGMTVRYNYTHKTKQHEFNIEF
- a CDS encoding response regulator transcription factor, translated to MDILLIEDEEILLNAMRDYLESQEYNVTTASTLKEVRTESVHKNYDCVILDIGLPDGDGFDALKILKEKKPGVSVIIVSAKNSLEDKLSGFDLGSDDYITKPFYLPELNARIKSLIRRRNENASPYLNYGLISIQTITRTVTVGNKVITLTQKEYELLIYLISNPDRFLDKSAIARYLWGNHLDAAGSNDFVYTHIKKLRKKLTDAGIPDYLQTRYGIGYFFSIKKSETTS